CACTGACGCAGTGTTCGGGGGAAGAAGGAGTTGAAGAGAACAGGATGGGATGCCCtctcctggaacagtctctgggcTCCTCTGGTGCGGCTGTCGCCAGAGGTGTAGAACTCGGCCTTGTTGATGTCGACTATGCCGTTGTTGATCTTGTAGAGCATAGTGAGGCGGTTGGTGAGTCTTCTGTCGGCGAGTGGTTCCCATTGGAGGGTCTTCAGCATGCTGGTCACACAGCCTGGGGTCCGATCGCTGTAGTTGTTGTGGACGTAACGGGCTGCTCTGCGTTGGACTTTTTCAAGCTCCGTGACGTCTTTCTGAGAGATCGGGTCCCAGACTGGCGAGGCGTAGTCAAGGACCGGTCTGACCATGGCCTTGTACGTAGCAGCTCTGACGGTGGTGGTGCACTCCCGGAAGTTCCGCCGCAAGAAGCCCACATGAAGTGACTCAAGCCAGTATAATCATGCAGTAGCGTAAAGCGCTTTAcaggaaagcacgcttttcttcaagatatttttgtttactttctgagcttgtttttaatccaaacataacatatctatttattttgggattcaggaaatgataaagaatactgagatgaaatcattttttggatcgattactaaCATTTTATATTTTGATTAGAATTTTGATATTATTGATAACCAGGCATTACTCATTTTTTAAGcttccacgctgaaatgcaatcccatagtccgggttTCGTGGAATATTgcctgactaaatgtttaatcAATGTGATCgaaaaaatgaaggcgtgaccgTGAGTGATCATCTCAGTGGAAGAATTTGTtcgtaaagtttcatgaaattgatcggtacagtagttttttttctgaatggctctgcacacacacacacacacactgacacagacagacacaacgacccTTGTCTCGTTTACCCGTCTTT
The sequence above is a segment of the Littorina saxatilis isolate snail1 linkage group LG3, US_GU_Lsax_2.0, whole genome shotgun sequence genome. Coding sequences within it:
- the LOC138961242 gene encoding uncharacterized protein, giving the protein MLSNLVLSCINGVPVEAGGVRSVMSLHVGFLRRNFRECTTTVRAATYKAMVRPVLDYASPVWDPISQKDVTELEKVQRRAARYVHNNYSDRTPGCVTSMLKTLQWEPLADRRLTNRLTMLYKINNGIVDINKAEFYTSGDSRTRGAQRLFQERASHPVLFNSFFPRTLRQWNKLDPKTTVAPSLESFQTGLGRTHGLASLTQ